A region from the Candidatus Polarisedimenticolia bacterium genome encodes:
- a CDS encoding radical SAM protein — MIPGRRRGVILIEPGINPVTRRFSLPNVANYPPLPQARLAGQLGQAEDVEIADLRIAGEKERLLDRVRRDPPGLAGISLTFTSNGDEAIGVAAAIRSVSPATTIVLGGTAPSEDPASFWDSAADLICFRNGDAAFAALAAEIREAGRAPTRFPGFFHRDDGRWVLDPGPPVAPLASLYPCAWHLLPKRYWREYFQGFRPTGMGQTSEGCPYDCTFCTVWKTHGRKVSLASLANVQHDFNSLPPAIRAFFFADDIWMQASERQIQELYDPLLEWMASDFLPRRGDFWLTVETRTDLYLREEDRFKAWIRRGALKRILFGVEAVTDDQLKSFSKRNTVDKNIEAIRRAAETGAIVTAQFVIPCDATRAYFDEMVRFLKAHRRWIRTSNFTVATPLPGTDLYAESLKESPELADRSAVSHPAFSLFTALTPTRLDVREFYEQVARVFRAANQMYFSLDAERQALRMVFQSPWLIRRLAKAPLALRALTDPGTFLDVHRLVQGDRLLGPRAVT; from the coding sequence ATGATCCCCGGACGGCGACGCGGAGTGATCCTGATCGAGCCCGGCATCAACCCGGTCACCCGTCGTTTCAGCCTCCCGAACGTCGCAAACTACCCTCCCCTCCCGCAGGCGCGTCTCGCCGGCCAGCTCGGGCAGGCGGAAGACGTGGAGATCGCGGATCTTCGCATCGCGGGAGAGAAGGAGAGACTGCTGGACCGGGTCCGCCGCGATCCGCCCGGCCTCGCAGGGATCTCCCTCACCTTCACCTCGAACGGGGACGAAGCGATCGGCGTGGCCGCGGCGATCCGGAGCGTCTCCCCCGCGACCACCATCGTCCTCGGAGGAACCGCTCCCTCGGAGGACCCCGCGTCATTCTGGGACTCGGCGGCTGATCTGATCTGCTTCCGGAACGGCGACGCTGCCTTCGCGGCGCTGGCCGCCGAGATTCGTGAGGCGGGACGGGCCCCGACGCGATTCCCCGGGTTCTTCCACCGGGACGATGGACGCTGGGTCCTCGACCCGGGGCCGCCCGTGGCGCCCCTGGCGAGCCTGTACCCATGCGCCTGGCACCTTCTCCCCAAGCGTTACTGGCGCGAGTACTTCCAGGGATTTCGGCCCACCGGGATGGGGCAGACGAGCGAGGGTTGCCCCTACGACTGCACTTTCTGTACCGTCTGGAAGACGCACGGGCGTAAAGTCTCACTCGCATCCCTGGCGAACGTCCAGCACGACTTCAATTCGCTACCCCCCGCCATCCGCGCCTTCTTTTTCGCGGACGACATCTGGATGCAGGCCAGCGAGAGGCAGATCCAGGAACTCTACGATCCGCTCCTGGAATGGATGGCGTCGGACTTTCTCCCGCGCCGTGGCGATTTCTGGCTGACGGTCGAGACCCGGACGGACCTCTACCTGCGCGAGGAGGATCGCTTCAAGGCCTGGATCCGGCGCGGAGCGCTGAAGAGAATTCTGTTCGGCGTCGAGGCGGTGACGGACGATCAACTCAAGAGCTTCAGCAAGCGCAACACGGTCGACAAGAACATCGAGGCGATCCGTCGCGCCGCGGAGACCGGAGCCATCGTGACGGCCCAGTTCGTCATCCCGTGCGACGCAACTCGCGCCTATTTCGACGAGATGGTCCGCTTCCTGAAGGCGCACCGGCGCTGGATTAGGACCTCCAACTTCACCGTCGCGACCCCGCTGCCGGGCACCGACCTCTACGCGGAATCCCTGAAGGAGTCTCCGGAGCTGGCCGACAGGAGCGCCGTTTCGCATCCCGCCTTCTCTCTCTTCACCGCCCTGACGCCGACGCGCCTCGACGTCCGCGAGTTCTACGAACAGGTGGCGCGCGTGTTCCGCGCCGCGAACCAGATGTATTTCAGTCTCGACGCCGAGCGCCAGGCCCTTCGGATGGTGTTTCAATCTCCGTGGCTGATTCGGCGTCTCGCGAAGGCCCCGCTGGCGCTGCGCGCCCTGACCGATCCGGGCACCTTCCTCGATGTCCACCGGCTGGTCCAGGGTGACCGTCTCCTCGGGCCCCGAGCCGTCACCTAG